Proteins encoded within one genomic window of Vulgatibacter sp.:
- a CDS encoding UbiX family flavin prenyltransferase — MKKLKLVVGIGGASGAPYAKRLLEHLATRDDVEPAITFSVNGRQVWAHEVGTDPKSYGFPVYNHKDYSAPFASGSAGFRSMVVVPCSASGMARIAQGVSDDLLGRAAEVILKEQGRLLLCVRETPLSLVHLRAAVQAAEAGAIVMPAAPSFYSQPKDMDELLDTVVSRILDRIGLDNELMTRWGSEPSPLRAVRGEKE; from the coding sequence GTGAAGAAGCTCAAGCTCGTCGTCGGCATCGGCGGCGCCTCGGGCGCGCCCTACGCGAAGCGGCTCCTCGAGCACCTCGCCACCCGCGACGACGTCGAGCCCGCGATCACCTTCAGCGTGAACGGCAGGCAGGTCTGGGCCCACGAGGTGGGCACGGATCCGAAGAGCTACGGCTTCCCGGTCTACAACCACAAGGACTACTCGGCGCCCTTCGCCTCGGGCTCCGCCGGCTTCCGCTCGATGGTGGTGGTGCCGTGCTCGGCCTCCGGGATGGCCCGGATCGCCCAGGGCGTCTCGGACGATCTGCTCGGCCGCGCAGCGGAAGTGATCCTGAAAGAGCAGGGCCGCCTGCTCCTCTGCGTGCGCGAGACGCCGCTCTCCCTCGTGCATCTGCGTGCAGCGGTGCAGGCGGCGGAGGCGGGCGCGATCGTGATGCCGGCTGCACCCTCGTTCTACTCGCAGCCGAAAGACATGGACGAGCTCCTCGACACGGTGGTCTCGCGCATCCTCGACCGCATCGGTCTGGACAACGAGCTGATGACCCGCTGGGGCTCCGAACCCTCACCGCTCCGCGCGGTGCGTGGAGAGAAAGAGTGA
- a CDS encoding ubiquinone/menaquinone biosynthesis methyltransferase, producing MNAAPTRHGPQAQGHDGSSVRSMFDRIAPTYDTLNHLLSAGVDNFWRTIVARELPDPSARVLDLCAGTLDLGVAVQKEHPGAQVICADFAVEMLRRGQHKLPTAGLTGADAMNLPFKDESFDAAVCGFGVRNVSDLAGCFREVRRCLKPGGVFVVLEFFRPERAVTKFFHNVYNRQVLPTVGAAISGDKGAYQYLADSMERFFSLAEAQELLRENGYTDVRGYDLFFGVASVLRGTRS from the coding sequence GTGAACGCAGCGCCGACCCGCCACGGCCCGCAGGCGCAGGGGCACGACGGCTCGAGCGTGCGCTCGATGTTCGACCGGATCGCGCCCACCTACGACACGCTGAACCACCTGCTCTCCGCCGGCGTGGACAACTTCTGGCGCACCATCGTGGCCCGCGAGCTCCCGGATCCGTCGGCGCGCGTCCTCGACCTCTGCGCGGGCACGCTCGATCTCGGCGTCGCGGTGCAGAAGGAACATCCGGGCGCGCAGGTGATCTGCGCGGACTTCGCGGTGGAGATGCTCCGCCGCGGCCAGCACAAGCTCCCGACCGCGGGCCTCACCGGCGCCGACGCGATGAACCTGCCGTTCAAGGACGAGTCCTTCGACGCGGCGGTCTGCGGCTTCGGCGTGCGCAACGTCTCGGACCTCGCCGGCTGCTTCCGCGAGGTGCGCCGCTGCTTGAAGCCCGGCGGCGTCTTCGTGGTGCTCGAGTTCTTCCGGCCCGAGCGCGCGGTGACGAAGTTCTTCCACAACGTCTACAACCGCCAGGTGCTCCCCACCGTCGGCGCCGCGATCTCGGGCGACAAGGGCGCCTACCAATACCTCGCCGACTCGATGGAGCGCTTCTTCTCGCTGGCCGAGGCGCAGGAGCTGCTGCGCGAGAACGGCTACACCGACGTGCGCGGCTACGACCTCTTCTTCGGCGTCGCTTCGGTGCTCCGGGGGACCCGGTCGTGA
- a CDS encoding menaquinone biosynthesis decarboxylase — translation MAFESTAAFVAFLEERKQLLRIKHEVDPHLEMTEIVDRVVKAGGPALLFEKVKGSPFPLLTNHFGSHQRMSWALGVEDFEEHGKEIHSLLKMQPPGSFWDKLKMLPKLAALGSYTPKTVDDGPCQEVVQTGDDVDLSQLPVQFCWPKDGGPFITLPVVITKDPETGIRNVGMYRMQVYDEKTTGMHWQAHKTGQRHMRKAKELGKKVEVAVALGGDPAITYCATAPLPDNLDEFLLAGFLRKKSVRLVKAKTVDLMVPADADFILEGYVDPEEPMRIEGPFGDHTGYYSPADPYPVFHVTAITRRRNPIYPSTIVGPPPMEDEFLGKATERIFLPMLQMVHPEVVDYNLPVEAAFHNLAIISIKKDYPFHARKLFHSIWGTGQMVFTKCIIAVDPDVNVHDLKEVAWRVFANIDPKRDIVFSEGVTDALDHAPNQANYSTKLGIDATTKWPEEGYTRGWPDVARMDEATKKKVDEIWPQLGIVLGSRK, via the coding sequence ATGGCCTTCGAATCGACCGCAGCCTTCGTCGCCTTCCTCGAGGAGCGCAAGCAGCTCCTCCGCATCAAGCACGAGGTCGATCCCCATCTCGAGATGACGGAGATCGTCGATCGTGTGGTGAAGGCCGGCGGCCCGGCGCTCCTCTTCGAGAAGGTGAAGGGCTCTCCCTTCCCGCTCCTCACCAACCACTTCGGCTCGCACCAGCGGATGAGCTGGGCCCTGGGCGTGGAGGACTTCGAGGAGCACGGCAAGGAGATCCACTCGCTGCTGAAGATGCAGCCGCCGGGCTCCTTCTGGGACAAGCTGAAGATGCTCCCGAAGCTCGCGGCCCTGGGCTCGTACACGCCGAAGACGGTGGACGACGGCCCCTGCCAGGAAGTGGTGCAGACGGGCGACGACGTCGACCTCTCGCAGCTGCCGGTGCAGTTCTGCTGGCCGAAGGACGGCGGCCCCTTCATCACGCTGCCCGTCGTGATCACGAAGGACCCCGAAACCGGCATCCGTAACGTCGGCATGTACCGCATGCAGGTCTACGACGAGAAGACCACCGGCATGCACTGGCAGGCCCACAAGACGGGCCAGCGCCACATGCGCAAGGCGAAGGAGCTGGGCAAGAAGGTGGAGGTGGCGGTCGCCCTCGGCGGCGATCCCGCGATCACCTACTGCGCCACCGCGCCGCTGCCGGACAACCTCGACGAGTTCCTCCTCGCGGGCTTCCTCCGCAAGAAGTCGGTCCGCCTGGTGAAGGCGAAGACGGTGGATCTCATGGTCCCCGCTGACGCGGACTTCATCCTCGAGGGCTACGTCGATCCCGAGGAGCCGATGCGGATCGAGGGCCCCTTCGGCGATCACACCGGCTACTACTCGCCGGCGGATCCCTATCCCGTTTTCCACGTCACGGCGATTACGCGGCGCCGCAACCCTATCTACCCCTCGACCATCGTCGGCCCGCCGCCGATGGAGGACGAGTTCCTCGGCAAGGCCACCGAGCGGATCTTCCTGCCGATGCTGCAGATGGTCCACCCCGAGGTCGTCGACTACAACCTCCCGGTGGAGGCGGCGTTCCACAACCTCGCCATCATCTCGATCAAGAAGGACTATCCCTTCCACGCCCGGAAGCTCTTCCACTCGATCTGGGGCACCGGGCAGATGGTCTTCACCAAGTGCATCATCGCGGTGGATCCGGACGTGAACGTGCACGACCTCAAAGAGGTCGCCTGGCGCGTCTTCGCGAACATCGATCCCAAGCGGGACATCGTCTTCTCGGAAGGCGTGACCGACGCCCTCGATCACGCGCCGAACCAGGCGAACTACTCGACCAAGCTCGGCATCGACGCGACGACGAAGTGGCCGGAAGAGGGCTACACCCGCGGCTGGCCGGACGTGGCGCGGATGGACGAGGCCACGAAGAAGAAGGTGGACGAGATCTGGCCGCAGCTCGGCATCGTTCTCGGGAGCCGGAAGTGA